The DNA segment TCGACCTCGCCACCGATTCCGCGTGGCACGTCCAGCCCCTGCGCGACGTGGTCCCCGGCGCGGATCGCGCCCTGCACGTCGTCTACGACGCGGCGGACGTGCTCGACCTCGGCCTATTCCAGTGCGGCGGAGCGATCCCGGTCGGCCACGGCGAAGTCGCCGAAGTGCCCGCCGACGGCAACGGCGGCACCCGACAGTTCCTGGTCTGCGAGATCGCCGTGGACGGTGACTTCCAGTTCTTCCAGCAGAACGGCAGCAACGAACAGAACACCATCAACGACATCAACAACGTCATGGCCGGCGTGGCGCTGTCGTACGAGATCTACATCGGCGTGACCTACCAGATCACCCACTACATCATCCGCACCACCTCAGGCTCCAACCCCTACACCACCAACAATCCCTCCTCCCTGCTCTCCCAGTTCCAGAACTGGTGGAACCAGAACGCACAGAACGTCCACCGCGACGTGGCCCACCTCTTCACCGGCCGAAACCTCGACGGGAGCGTCATCGGCATCGCGTACCTGAGCGTCATCTGCAACAAGACCTCGGGCTACGGCCTCTCGCAGTCGCGGTTCACCAACAACATGAACAGCCGCATCGGCCTCACCGCCCACGAGATCGGGCACAACTTCAGCGCGCCCCACTGCGACTCCACCCCGCCCTGCCACATCATGTGCTCCGGCCTCGGCGGGTGCAACGGACTGGGCAACCCCCCGAAGTTCGGGACGTCCGAGGTCAACAAGATCGTTCCCTACGCCCAGAGCCGCCCCTGCCTCGACGAGGGGCAAGGCTCCACGCCCGCGCCCCCCATCCTCGAACAGTTCCCGTCCACCACCCTCGACGCCAACCTGTGGGACGCCGTCACCGGCGCGGTCGTGAACTCCGACGGCGTAAACGAGCCGTCCGCTCCATACTCGCTCAACCTCGACGCCACCGATTCGGTCGAGACCAAGGACATCAACATGGTGAGCGTGGACCAGCAGCCCTACTTCACCCTCTTCACCCAGCACCGCGGGGTCGAAGCGGGCAAGACGCTCCGGGTACAGTTCAGGGACTTCTTCCAGAACTGGACCGACCTCGCCACCTTCACCTCCGACGGCGTGGACCGCGACTACTACTCCTGGAGCATCACCCCCATCCCCGTCCTCGGCTGGCATGACAAGTTCCGCCTCCGCGTCTCCGCGCAAGGCGCGGATGGCACCGATGACTGGTACGTGGACGACCTCTATATCGGCGACTTCCGCGGCCTCGAAGCCCCCTTCCTCGAACCCTTCCCCGACGCATCCCTCCGCAACTACGTCTGGAAGACCCTCTCCAACGCCTCCGCCTCCACCGACGGCGTCGCCCCGCCTACTCCCCCATACTCCATGAAGATCACCGGCGCAGGCAGCGCTGAAACTCACAACTGGCTCCTCGCCACCGCACCCACCACCACGCACGTCTCCTGCTACGTCCAGCACCGCGGCGTCGAGAACGGCAAGCAACTCGTCCTCGAATACCTCGACCTCTTCCAGAACTGGATCACCCTTGCCACCTTCACCTCCAACGGCACGGACCAGAGCAAGTTCACCTTCTTCCAGGCACCGCTCAGTTACTTCGGCGCCTATCACGACAACTTCTCCATCCGATTCCGCGCCCTCGGCGCGGACGCCTCCGACGCCTGGTACGTCGACAACCTCTTCGTCGGCCCGGCCCTCCCCCCGCCCGACGACGAAGACTGCCCCGCCGATTTCAACGGCGACACCATCGTGAACTCCCTCGACGTCCTCGCCTTCCTCAACGCCTACAACGCGAACGACCCCAAGTCCGACTTCAACGGCGACACCGTCATCAACTCCCTCGACGTCATCGCCTTCCTCAACGCCTACAACGCCGGCTGCGACTGATCGGCCACCCGCCTTCTTCTCCCGCCCGCCACCAGCGGCCCCTGGGCGCCCTGCCCGGGGGCCGTTTCTTTTCGAACTCACCGGTTCCGGGACGGGTCACTCGGGGCGGGGGCGCTCGGGGACGGGGCGTTGCAGGCCCCCTGGTCCCCATTTCTCCCTACCCTCTCTCCGATGCCTCTTGCCGCCACGATCCGCGTGATCGCCGCCGACATCAAGCTGGCGCACTCGGTCTTCGCGCTTCCGTTCGCCGTGCTGGCTGTGTTTCTCGCTCGCAACCCCGACGAGCCGCCGCGCACGCTCGCGCTCAAACTGGGGCTCGTCGTCGCGTGCATGGTGGCGGCGCGCACCTGGGCCATGCTGGTCAACCGCCTCGCCGATCGGCGCCTCGACGCCCTGAACGAGCGGACTCGTGGGCGAGCGCTGCCATCGGGCAGGCTGAGCGCACGGGCGGCGTATGCCGCGGCCGCGCTCGCCGCCGGCGCGTTCATGGGTCTAGCGCTCGGATTCCTGGCGTTCGACAACCCCTGGCCGGGCGCTCTGGCCGTGCCCGTGCTGGCGTGGATCGCCTTCTACTCCTTCACCAAGCGCTTCACCGCCGCTTGCCACTTCTTCCTTGGGGGCGCGCTCGCCGCGTCGCCGATCGCCGCCGCGATCGCCGTGCAACCGGCCTCGCTCGCCGAGACGCCCGCGCTCTGGTGGATCGCCGGCATGGTGCTGGCCTGGGTTGCCGGCTTCGACGTCATCTACGCCCTCCAGGACGAGGCGTTCGACCGCGAGCGCGGGCTGCGCTCGATCCCTGCCGCGCTGGGAGCAAGACGGGCGGCGTTGGTGGCGCGCGGGTCGCACGCCGTCGCGCTCGCGTGCCTCGTGGCGGCGGGGCTGGCCGACCCGCGGTTGGGGACGATCTACGGTACGGCCGTCGCGCTCGTCGCCGCCCTGCTCATCGCGGAACACGTCGCGCTGGTGCGCCGCGGGCTGGCGGGCCTGGACCTCGCCTTCTTCACGCTCAACGGCGTCATCAGCATCGTCCTCGCGGCGGCGGCGATCGCGGACCTCTTCCTCTGAACTCGCCATCGCCCGTCACGGAACCGCGCATGACCTGCACCGCATCCATCGACACTCCGATCGGCCCGATCGAGGTTGTCGCGCGAGACGGCGCGATCGTGAGCGTGCGGTTCGTGGACGGGTCAGTCGCGGGAGTGCGCGCGTGCGATTCGGCGCGCCTCGGCGGCGCCGAATCGCGAGAGGCGTGCGAGGCCATCGCGCAGTTGCGGGCGTTCTTTGCCGGCGAACTCCGAGAGTTCGATCTCCCTCTCGCGCCGTGGGGCACGCCCTTCCAGGCCCGCGTGCTCCACGAGGTTCGCGGTATCTCCTACGGCCGGACATGCACCTACGGCGAGATCGCGCTGCGGATCGGCAGCGCTGGGGCGTCACGCGCCGTCGGCGCGGCCAACGCACGCAACCCGTGGCCGATCGTCGTGCCCTGCCACCGCGTCGTCGGCGCGGGCGGCCTGCTCACCGGCTACGGCGGCGGGACGTGGCGCAAGCAGTGGCTGCTGGGGCACGAGGGGGGAGGGTTGGCGCTTCCGCTGCCTGCAGCGACCGGCGCTGCCGCTCATTCGAACGCTGAAGTTGTGTACGCAACCGGGCCGCGGAGCACGGGTCTTTGAACGCGGTTGGATGGGTTCCTATGCTTTCGGCCGCTGGCCCAGGGGCGGTGGCTCCTGGGCCTTGCAGTCTGGCGAGGCGCGGGATTCGGGTCGAGAACTGGAGGTTTGAGGATGCACGGTCTGATCCAGCCGCACGGCGGCACGCTGGTGAACTGCCTGGTCGATGACGTTCGCGCGGGTGCCTTGCGCACCCAGGCAGAAGGGTTGCCCAAGATCCTGCTCACTCCCAAGCAGTCCTGCGACCTCGAACTGATCGCCAACGGCGGGTACAGCCCGCTGACGGGCTTCATGGGCGAGGCGGATTTCGAGTGCGTCTGCCGCCACATGAAACTCACGACGGGAGAGACCTGGGCGATCCCGATCCTGCTGAGCGTGAAGAAGGAGAACGCTCCCAGCGTCGGCAGCCGGGTCGCGCTCATCGCCTTCAACGGCGTCCTCCAGGGCGTGATGACGGTGAAGGAGGAGTTCGTCCACGACAAGAAGCTCGAAATCCCCAGCGTCTTCCGCACCGAAGACGCGGCCCACCCCGGCGTGGCCCAGGTGCTCGCCGAGGGCGATGTGTGCCTCTCCGGCCCCGTCGAGGCGCTCACGCTGTGCGTGGACCCCAAGGGGCCTGAGGCGTTCCTCGATCGGCGCCTGACGCCGGCGCAGACGCGAGCGGCGTTCGTGGAGCGGAAGTGGCAGACCGTGGTCGCGTTCCAGACGCGCAACCCGATCCACCGGGCGCACGAGTACGTCTGCAAGTGTGCGCAGGAGATCTGCGACGGGCTGCTGATCCACCCTCTCGTCGGCGAAACGAAGAAGGGCGACATCCGCGCGGACGTGCGGATGCAGGCCATCGACGCCCTCGTCAAGCGCTACTTCAACCCCGCCACCACGCTCGTCAGCGTGCTGCCCGCAGCCATGCGCTACGCCGGCCCGCGCGAGGCCATCCACCATGCCATCATGCGGAAGAACTACGGCTGCTCGCACTTCATCGTGGGGCGCGACCATGCTGGCGTCGGGACGTACTACGGCACCTACGACGCGCAGAAGATCTTCGACGAGATCGACCAGGCCGCCTTCGGCGTCACGCCGCTCAAGTTCGAGCACACGGGCTACAGCAAGTCCTACGGCGGGATGGTCTCCGGCAAGACCTACCCGAAGATCGAGGGCGACATCATCAACCTCTCCGGCACCGCCGTCCGCGAGCTGCTCTTCAAAGGCGAGCGCCCGCCCGCCGAGTTCAGCCGGCCGGAGGTGGCCGACGTGCTGATCGCCGCCGCCAAGGCCGGAACGCTCTTCGTGGAGTGAGGCAGGCGGCAGGAGTGGACAGGCGGGAGCATGGGAGCGCGTTCACGCGGCCCGAAGGCCTGCGGCAAGGAGATTCCCTGCCCGTCTCGGTGCGGGGCAGAGGTGGTGGAACGCCGCGCCTAGCGTTTCGGTATCAGGGGTTCCCGGGGCGTGCGGGCGTGTCGCCCGCGAGGCATCCGGCGGAGCCGGGCCGGGCCGACGAGATCGGCATCGGCGCAAGGAGCGAGTCATGAAACGTGGAATGGTCGCGATGGCGGCTGCGTTGGTGATGGCGTCCGGGATGCCGGCGTTGGCGCAGGAGGGCGGCGCGAAGCCGGCGCAGCCGGCGAAGGCGCGCGAGGTCGCGCCGGGCGTGAAGGTCGAGCGTATCGCGGACCTTCAGGTCGGGGACAAGGCGCCGGAGTTGAAGATCGCGGAGTGGGTGAAGGGCGACCCGGTGACGAGTTTCGAGAAGGGCCGGGTGTACGTCGTAGAGTTCTGGGCGACGTGGTGCGGGCCGTGCATCGCGGGGATGCCGCACCTGTCGGAGCTCCAGAAGGAGTACAAGGACAAGGGCGTGCGGATCATCGGCGTGAACATCTGGGACGACACGACGAAGGTGGCGCCGTTCATGTCCGACAAGGGCGGCGACGAGAAGATGCACTACACCGTGGCGATCGAGGAGAAGATCCCGGACACCGACGCCCGCCGCACCGGCCGCATGGCAAAGGAGTGGATGGAGGCCTCGAAGCAGCAGGGCATCCCGAGCGCGTTCATCGTGGACCAGAAGGGGTTCATCGCGTGGATCGGGCACCCGATGACGATGGACGAGCCGCTGAAGGAGATCGTGGCGGGCGAGTGGGACATCGCCGCGGCGGCCCGGAAGTACGTCGATGAGATGAAGACCGAGGTCAAGTTCAGCGAGTACATGACGGCGATCCGCGCCGGAGACACCGCCAAGGCCTACGCCGCGGCGAAGGAACTGATCGCCGGTCCGACGTGGGACAACGCGCAGATGCTCAACTCGCTGGCGTGGTTCATCGTGGACCCGGACGCGAAGATCGAGCCGCGCGATGCGGAACTGGGGCTGAAGATCGCCGAGCGCGCCAGCGAGCTGACGAAGCACGAGAACGCGATGATCCTGGACACCTACGCGTGGGCGCTGTGGTTCGCGGGTCAGCACGACCGCGCCCTGGAGGTGCAGGAGAAGGCCGTCAGCCTCGCCCCCGCGAACATGAAGGAGCAGCTGGCGGAAGCGCTCGAGCGCATGAAGAAGATGAAGAGCGGCGGCTGATCGTCGCGGCTCATGGTGTGAGACACGCACGCGCCGGGCGGCAACGCCCGGCGTTTTTCGTGCGCGAGGCCGGAAGGGGGAGGATGAAGGACGAAGGGGAGGAGCGGTCGGAGTCGCTTCAGGCTTCTTCGAGGGCGTCGCGGTAGCGTTGCATGACGTCGGCACGGGTAACGAGGGCGAGAGGTCGCCGCTCGTCGTTGTCGTTGACGACGACGAGGCTGGCGGCGTCGCAGGCGGCGAAGCGGTCAAGGGCCGCTTCGAGTGTCTCGTCGGGGAGCAAGGGGGGAACATCGTCGCGCATGAGTTCGGCGACCAAGAGCAGCGGGATCGCCTCGCGGTCGATGAGCGCCGTGCGCACGTCCAGCCCCGTGACCATCCCGACGTACCGCCCGCGCTCGTCCACCACGGGGAAGTCCGGCGTGTCGTAGACCGCGTGCATGGCGACGAGCTTCGAGACGGGGTCGGAGGGATAGACCGGCTCGGGCGGGAGCGCGGTTTGCTTCACGCCGCGGACGTGGACGCGGCGCAGGACCGTGAGGTCGCGCGAGCGGCCGACGCGCAGGCCCGAGCGGCGCAGTCGGAAGGTGTAGATCGAGTCGCGGTCGAGGAGTTGCGCGACGACGGTGGCGAGCACCGCCGCGAGCATCACCGGCAGCATGACGTAGATGTTGCGCGTGAGTTCGAAGAGCAGGAGAATGGCGGTCAACGGCGCGTGGGACGACGCGGCGAGAACGGCGGCCATGCCGACCAGGGCGTACGAGGCGGGCGTCGAGCCTTCGGGGATGAGGTGCAGGAGCTCCAGCGTCAGGCCGAGCGCACCGCCCGCGGTCGCGCCGAGGAACAGGCTCGGCGCGAAGACGCCGCCTGAGCCGCCCGAGGCGAGCGTGAACGTGGTAGCGACGGCCTTGAAGAGTATGAGCAGCAGGAGGAGCGCGAGCACGGCAAATCGCGCGTCCGTGCCATCCGAGCCGAGGTAATAAGTATCGGGGGCCAACAGGCGGTGGATCGGCTCGTAGCCGTTGGCGAAGAAGGCTGGCGCGGGGCCTCGGGTGAGCGAGGCCGTACCGAGGGCGTGTTCGAGCGCGACGTAGGCGATGGCGAGCGCGCCGAGGGCGAGGCCGCCGGTCACCGGCTTCAGGAGAGGGTGGATGCGCCAGGCGTCGTACAGGTCTTCACCCTTGTGAAGGAGGCGTTGAAAGGCGACAGCGACCAGGCCGCAGATGCCGCCGAGGAAGACATACGACGGGAGTTCCTGCGGCGTGAACTCGAGAGCGTGAAGGGTCTCTTCGACAGTGAAGATGGCTTCGTTGTCGCCGAGGACGGCCTGTGTCGTGACGGCGGAAAACACGGAGGCAACAACGATGGGCGTGAATGCGCGGAGGGAGAAGTCACGGAGCAGGACTTCGAGCACGAAGATCACGCCGGCGATGGGTGCGTTGAAGATGGAGGAGATGCCCGCGGCCGCGCCGCAGCCGACGAGAACGGACATCTGCTCGCGCGAGACGCCGAGGCGCTGGCCGACGACTGAGCCTGCGGTGGCGCCGATCTGAACGATGGGGCCTTCGGTGCCGGCCGACCCGCCGGAGCCGACGGTGAGGATGGAGGTGGCCACCTTGACGATGCCGGTGCGCCAGGGGAGGAACCCTCCGCGGGTGATGAGGGCGCGCATGACCTGCGGGACACCGTGGCCTTTGGCCTCGGTGGCGAAGTAGTGGACAAGGACACCCGTGGCGGCCAGACCGACGGTGGGAAGGACGACGAGGCCGACGGGACCGAGACGGGCCTCGAGAGTGTGGGCGGAGTCGAAGGCGCGGTGCAGCAGCCAGTCGAAGCCGATGGCCGCAAGCCCCGTAAGCGTGCCGACGAGCGCGCCGATGATGATGAGATACCACTCCTCGCGGAAGCCGAGTCGCTTGAGAGCGCGGCGGATGGAGGCGGTGAGCGCGGCCATGCTCGCCCGCACTGTATCGGGCGGGATGGGCGGGGCGCGGCGAAGTCTGAAAAGCGAGCGAGTTGAGGGGGCGCTCCGTGGCGGATGCGTTCAGGGCGCGCGCCGGTCCTCCATCGCCTCGGCAACGGGACGGTCGGGGGACGCTGGAGTGGGCGCCGTGGGAACCGAGGTCGTGGACACAGCGGTCGGCGTCCCGGCGGGAGCATCGAAGCCGCGGACCACGCGCGGCGCGGGGCCTTCGGGGGGCTTCGTGCGGCCGAAGCGCCTGTGCTCCTCGTCGGCCCACTGGTCGGCGATCTTCCACCACAAGAGGATGAACGGCACGCCCAGCACGGCGACGACCACGGTGGTAACGATGATCTCGGTCATGGGCGGGGCTGTTGGTGGTGCGCAGACAGGATGCCGGTGGGCTTCGTGGTTGCGACCGGTCATGCTAGCCGAGAACGTGCGCGTCGCCGTTGACGCGCGCCGTTTGTTTGGTTATTGTTCGTATCAAGAGGGAGCCGGGAACTCGCGGAAGAGCTAGGAGTTGAACTGCCCGACAAGCATCGGGTTTCGCTCATCGGGTTGGCGGCGGATCCTGACGCGGATTCCGGTGCTCAACACCTCGGGGTCGTGTTCGAAACCGAGGTACGTCTCGACAACATTCAGATCCACAGCCGCTGCGACTTTGCAGAGTTCGTTGGAGCCGGACGATCACACACGATTGAGTTCACACCGATCGAGAAAGTGTTCCGCATCTACGACGAACTTGATCCGTGGTCATCTCTCGTCGTATCGAACGACCTCGCCGTCGTCACCGGCCGATCGAAACAGAGTCGGCAGTTGACGCTGACGTTTGGCTGATCCCGAACACATTACAACTCCACCATCTCCACCTCCGCCTCGTGGCGTGCGGCGGGGGCCGGGAGGGCGACTTCGGAGGCGAAGGCGGTCAGGGCGGGGGTGGCCCGGGCCATCTCCGCCCGGACCTCGGCCGCATTGAAGAGGCGCGAACGAGGCAGCACCACCTCGGTGGCCTGGGGGACCATGCCGGGCTGCTCGTCCACGACGACGACCTTCACGCGGCGGGGCGACGCCAGCGCCTCGCCGTGCAGGACGGCGAGGAGGTCGAAGGCGGTCTGGCCCTCCGAGCGGGCGAACTCGACGGGCGGGATGGCGGCCTCGAAGGCCTGGAGCAGGCCGCAGGCGTTCTCGAAAGTGCCGGCCTTCTCGGCCCAGGTGCAGCCGGGCAGCACCACGTCCGCGCCGTCAATCAGCGGGCCGCCGAGCGTGTCGATGAGAACGACGAATCGGCCGTGCCTGCGGTCGGCGGCGTCGGCCAAGGCCCGCGGCGCCCAGTCGCCTTCGGTGTAGTTGCCGGTGAGGATGACCGCACCGACCTCGTCGCCGGCGATGCGTCGGACGAAGTCGTCGTATTCGAGCGTCTCCCCCCCCACCGCCGCGAGGACGCGACGGACACCGCGTGCGTTGGGGGCCTTCTCGGCGTAGACCGTGAAGGCGCGGGGGTCGTCGTCGGCGACGCCGGGTGGGAAGGTCTGGTTTTCGCCGCGGCAGGGGACGGGGCCGACGCCGAGGATGGCGCGTGGGTCGATCTCGCGGGCGAGGGTGGCAAGCGCCCAGGCGTCCTCGCAGGTGAGCATGGGGCTGACGAGAAGGGCGAGGCGGCGTCCGCCCTCGGCGGCGCGGCGCAGGCCGTCGATGGCGTCGGCGTAGCAGCGCTCGGAGTCGTCCTCGACGAGCGTGCCGTACTGGCGTCGCAGGCAGGAGCGGAGTCGGCTGTCGCTGTGGACGTGCTTCCAGCCGTAGCGGACCTCGTCGGTGATCCACCACTTGTTGACGGCCGGGTTCTCGCGCGGCTTGATGCGGTAGACGCGGCCCTCGTTGTGCTCGATCCAGATGTTGTCGCCGCTGGCGGTGATGCCGTCGATGGAGGGCGTGGAGCGGAGGAACCAGACGCGCTGGGCGAAGAGGAAGTCCTTGTCGAGGAGCGCGCCGACGGGGCAGAGGTCGATGACGTTCGCGCTCAGTGGGTTGGTGATGCCGATGCCGGGGAAGACGTCGATCTCTTCCTTGTTGCCGCGGCCGTCGACGTACAGCTCGGCGGTACCCGAGACCTCGCGCGTGAAGCGGACGCAGCGGGTGCACATGATGCAGCGGTCGGCGTAGAGGTAGACATGCGGGCCGAGGTTCTTCTTGGGGTTCTTGACCTTCTGCTCTTGGAAGCGGGAGACGCCCCGGCCGTACTTGAAGGAGTAGTCCTGCAACAGGCACTCGCCTGCCTGATCGCAGACGGGGCAGTCGAGCGGGTGGTTGATGAGCAGGTATTCCATCACCGCCTTCTGGTTCTGGACGGCCTTGGGCGAGTCGGTGTGGACGACCATGCCGTCGGAGGCGGGGGTCTGGCAGGTGGGGAGGAGCTTGCCGCCCATGAAGGGTTCGAGGCGGTTCTCGTTGCGGGGATTGGGCGCCCAGACCTCGCCGAGACAGATGCGGCAGGAAGCGACGATGGAGAGGCCGTCGTGGTAGCAGTAGAAGGGGATGTCCACGCCTGCGGCGTTGGCGGCCTGAAGGATGGTCTGGCCGGGGGTGAAGGGGCACTGGACGCCGTTGATGGTGACCGTGGGCATGGGACGGGAGTGTAGGGGAGAGGCGGTCGCGTGCCACGAGGGGCCGCGCGTCGGATAGCCTTGCGGGCATGTCGGACACGGGGTCGAAGCAGGGGACGCCGATGCAGGGCCCGCGCGGGACGCGCGACCTCTACCCGGCCGAGGCGGCGCGGCGTCGGTGGATCACCGAGCGATGGCGCGAGGTGGCGGTGCGGCACGGGTTCGAGGAAGTGGACGGGCCGACCTTCGAGGAATCCGACCTGTACGCGGTCAAGAGCGGCGAGGGCATCCTCGGCGAGTTGTTCCAGGCGTACTCGGGCAAGAGCCACGACGAGGTCGAGCGGGTGAAAGCGACTGGGCGCGCGCCCTATGCGATGCGTCCGGAGTTCACGCCGACGCTGGTGCGGATGTACGCGGCCCGGGCTGCGGGGCTGCCCAAGCCGTGCAAGTGGTTCCAGATCGGGCCGTTTTTCCGGGCGGAGCGGCCGCAGCGGGGGCGACTGCGGGAGTTCTTGCAGTGGAACTGCGATGTGCTGGGGCTGGACGTGCCCGTGGAGAAGCGGAACGCGGAGGACGCAGAGGCAGAAGCGGAGGTCGCGGAGGCGAAAGCGAGGATGGACGGGGAACTCCTCTGCCTCCTGATCGACTACTTCTCACATGTCGGGCTGTCCTCACAAGAGGTGATCATCAGGTTCAACAGCCGCTCGATCGTTGAACGCAAGATGAACGCTCTCGGCATCCCTGACGACAAGCGACCTCGCGTGCTTGCGTTGATCGACGCGGCTTCAAAGCTGGAGTCGGGAGAGTTGTCGGCGCGCCTGCGCGACCTGGGTTTGGACGAGGGGGCGTTTTCGCGGCTCTTCGGCAGACCGCTTGTGGGCGAA comes from the Synechococcales cyanobacterium CNB genome and includes:
- a CDS encoding 4-hydroxybenzoate octaprenyltransferase is translated as MPLAATIRVIAADIKLAHSVFALPFAVLAVFLARNPDEPPRTLALKLGLVVACMVAARTWAMLVNRLADRRLDALNERTRGRALPSGRLSARAAYAAAALAAGAFMGLALGFLAFDNPWPGALAVPVLAWIAFYSFTKRFTAACHFFLGGALAASPIAAAIAVQPASLAETPALWWIAGMVLAWVAGFDVIYALQDEAFDRERGLRSIPAALGARRAALVARGSHAVALACLVAAGLADPRLGTIYGTAVALVAALLIAEHVALVRRGLAGLDLAFFTLNGVISIVLAAAAIADLFL
- a CDS encoding methylated-DNA--[protein]-cysteine S-methyltransferase, with translation MTCTASIDTPIGPIEVVARDGAIVSVRFVDGSVAGVRACDSARLGGAESREACEAIAQLRAFFAGELREFDLPLAPWGTPFQARVLHEVRGISYGRTCTYGEIALRIGSAGASRAVGAANARNPWPIVVPCHRVVGAGGLLTGYGGGTWRKQWLLGHEGGGLALPLPAATGAAAHSNAEVVYATGPRSTGL
- a CDS encoding redoxin domain-containing protein, with amino-acid sequence MKRGMVAMAAALVMASGMPALAQEGGAKPAQPAKAREVAPGVKVERIADLQVGDKAPELKIAEWVKGDPVTSFEKGRVYVVEFWATWCGPCIAGMPHLSELQKEYKDKGVRIIGVNIWDDTTKVAPFMSDKGGDEKMHYTVAIEEKIPDTDARRTGRMAKEWMEASKQQGIPSAFIVDQKGFIAWIGHPMTMDEPLKEIVAGEWDIAAAARKYVDEMKTEVKFSEYMTAIRAGDTAKAYAAAKELIAGPTWDNAQMLNSLAWFIVDPDAKIEPRDAELGLKIAERASELTKHENAMILDTYAWALWFAGQHDRALEVQEKAVSLAPANMKEQLAEALERMKKMKSGG
- the sat gene encoding sulfate adenylyltransferase; translation: MHGLIQPHGGTLVNCLVDDVRAGALRTQAEGLPKILLTPKQSCDLELIANGGYSPLTGFMGEADFECVCRHMKLTTGETWAIPILLSVKKENAPSVGSRVALIAFNGVLQGVMTVKEEFVHDKKLEIPSVFRTEDAAHPGVAQVLAEGDVCLSGPVEALTLCVDPKGPEAFLDRRLTPAQTRAAFVERKWQTVVAFQTRNPIHRAHEYVCKCAQEICDGLLIHPLVGETKKGDIRADVRMQAIDALVKRYFNPATTLVSVLPAAMRYAGPREAIHHAIMRKNYGCSHFIVGRDHAGVGTYYGTYDAQKIFDEIDQAAFGVTPLKFEHTGYSKSYGGMVSGKTYPKIEGDIINLSGTAVRELLFKGERPPAEFSRPEVADVLIAAAKAGTLFVE
- a CDS encoding chloride channel protein codes for the protein MAALTASIRRALKRLGFREEWYLIIIGALVGTLTGLAAIGFDWLLHRAFDSAHTLEARLGPVGLVVLPTVGLAATGVLVHYFATEAKGHGVPQVMRALITRGGFLPWRTGIVKVATSILTVGSGGSAGTEGPIVQIGATAGSVVGQRLGVSREQMSVLVGCGAAAGISSIFNAPIAGVIFVLEVLLRDFSLRAFTPIVVASVFSAVTTQAVLGDNEAIFTVEETLHALEFTPQELPSYVFLGGICGLVAVAFQRLLHKGEDLYDAWRIHPLLKPVTGGLALGALAIAYVALEHALGTASLTRGPAPAFFANGYEPIHRLLAPDTYYLGSDGTDARFAVLALLLLLILFKAVATTFTLASGGSGGVFAPSLFLGATAGGALGLTLELLHLIPEGSTPASYALVGMAAVLAASSHAPLTAILLLFELTRNIYVMLPVMLAAVLATVVAQLLDRDSIYTFRLRRSGLRVGRSRDLTVLRRVHVRGVKQTALPPEPVYPSDPVSKLVAMHAVYDTPDFPVVDERGRYVGMVTGLDVRTALIDREAIPLLLVAELMRDDVPPLLPDETLEAALDRFAACDAASLVVVNDNDERRPLALVTRADVMQRYRDALEEA
- a CDS encoding 2Fe-2S iron-sulfur cluster binding domain-containing protein; this translates as MPTVTINGVQCPFTPGQTILQAANAAGVDIPFYCYHDGLSIVASCRICLGEVWAPNPRNENRLEPFMGGKLLPTCQTPASDGMVVHTDSPKAVQNQKAVMEYLLINHPLDCPVCDQAGECLLQDYSFKYGRGVSRFQEQKVKNPKKNLGPHVYLYADRCIMCTRCVRFTREVSGTAELYVDGRGNKEEIDVFPGIGITNPLSANVIDLCPVGALLDKDFLFAQRVWFLRSTPSIDGITASGDNIWIEHNEGRVYRIKPRENPAVNKWWITDEVRYGWKHVHSDSRLRSCLRRQYGTLVEDDSERCYADAIDGLRRAAEGGRRLALLVSPMLTCEDAWALATLAREIDPRAILGVGPVPCRGENQTFPPGVADDDPRAFTVYAEKAPNARGVRRVLAAVGGETLEYDDFVRRIAGDEVGAVILTGNYTEGDWAPRALADAADRRHGRFVVLIDTLGGPLIDGADVVLPGCTWAEKAGTFENACGLLQAFEAAIPPVEFARSEGQTAFDLLAVLHGEALASPRRVKVVVVDEQPGMVPQATEVVLPRSRLFNAAEVRAEMARATPALTAFASEVALPAPAARHEAEVEMVEL